One genomic region from Candidatus Chlorobium masyuteum encodes:
- the accB gene encoding acetyl-CoA carboxylase biotin carboxyl carrier protein, translated as MNLNEIRQLIEIVNSSDLQETIIEEGDFKVTLRRFSSAVVQPSAPAVAAPSAPAPSTAAPLQTAAPAPAAVTTEPISGLVDVCSPIVGTYYKSPSPDSPAFIAVNDTIKKGDVLCIIEAMKLMNEIEAEVSGTIVEILVENGQAVEYNQPLFRVKP; from the coding sequence ATGAACCTTAACGAAATCAGGCAGCTTATTGAGATCGTCAATAGCTCGGATCTTCAGGAAACCATTATTGAGGAGGGGGATTTTAAAGTTACCCTCAGACGTTTTTCCTCAGCAGTAGTGCAACCCTCTGCTCCGGCAGTCGCAGCACCCTCAGCACCGGCTCCGTCAACCGCGGCTCCTCTTCAGACGGCAGCTCCGGCACCGGCAGCAGTGACAACTGAACCGATCTCCGGCCTTGTCGATGTCTGCTCACCGATAGTCGGCACCTACTATAAATCTCCTTCTCCCGATTCACCGGCATTTATTGCGGTTAACGACACTATTAAAAAAGGAGATGTTCTCTGCATTATTGAAGCCATGAAGCTGATGAACGAAATTGAGGCGGAAGTTTCCGGCACCATTGTTGAAATTCTTGTTGAAAACGGACAGGCTGTAGAGTACAACCAGCCCCTGTTCCGGGTTAAACCATAA
- the efp gene encoding elongation factor P, translating into MISISNVSKGSIIRFKGEPHSIESLVHRTPGNLRAFYQANMRNLKTGRNVEFRFSASESVDVIVTERKQYQYLYQDGTDYVMMDNNTFDQINVPELTIGSGSRFLKDGITVTIVFSDDGAILSVELPTFVEVEVTETSPASKDDRATSGTKPAIVETGAEVNVPMFIQIGSVIRVDTRTGEYIERVKK; encoded by the coding sequence ATGATTTCAATCAGTAACGTATCAAAAGGCTCCATAATCCGTTTCAAGGGTGAACCGCACAGCATAGAGAGTCTTGTCCACCGTACACCGGGAAACCTGCGTGCGTTTTACCAGGCAAACATGCGAAACCTGAAAACAGGACGCAACGTTGAATTCCGCTTCAGTGCAAGTGAATCCGTAGATGTGATCGTAACTGAACGCAAACAGTATCAGTACCTCTATCAGGATGGCACTGATTATGTCATGATGGACAACAACACCTTTGACCAGATCAATGTTCCGGAGCTCACCATCGGCTCCGGATCCCGTTTTTTGAAAGATGGCATCACGGTAACGATTGTGTTTTCCGATGATGGCGCGATTCTGAGTGTGGAACTTCCCACATTTGTTGAAGTGGAGGTGACGGAAACCAGCCCCGCATCAAAAGATGACCGGGCCACAAGCGGAACCAAACCGGCAATTGTGGAGACAGGAGCAGAGGTCAACGTGCCCATGTTCATCCAGATCGGCAGCGTGATTCGCGTCGACACCCGCACCGGCGAGTATATTGAAAGAGTAAAAAAATAA
- a CDS encoding HU family DNA-binding protein yields the protein MSKAELVEKIAEQANLTKVDAERAVNAFINVVTGSLKQGDDVTLVGFGTFTTGDRAERQGRNPQTGAAITIAAKKVVKFKPGKALKEEVGG from the coding sequence ATGTCAAAAGCTGAGTTAGTCGAGAAAATTGCCGAGCAGGCCAATCTGACCAAAGTCGATGCCGAGCGTGCCGTCAATGCTTTTATCAATGTTGTAACAGGATCCTTGAAGCAGGGTGATGATGTCACTCTTGTCGGGTTCGGAACATTCACAACCGGTGACCGGGCTGAACGTCAGGGCCGCAATCCCCAGACAGGTGCAGCCATTACCATTGCCGCAAAAAAAGTTGTAAAATTCAAGCCGGGTAAAGCTTTGAAGGAAGAGGTCGGCGGTTGA
- a CDS encoding acetyl-CoA carboxylase carboxyltransferase subunit alpha, with amino-acid sequence MATKVVLDFEKPVVELETKLNEMRECLRSSAREQAPSETGVLTHEIEALELKVEALRRSIYKNLTRWQKVQLARHPERPYTLDYIYMMTNGFVELAGDRHFSDDKAIVGGFARIEEPSTGFSQPVMIIGHQKGRDTKSNVYRNFGMAQPEGYRKALRLMKLAEKFRKPVITLIDTPGAFPGIEAEERGQAEAIARNLFEMAKLTVPVICVIIGEGASGGAIGLGVGNRILMAENSWYSVISPESCSSILWRSWNYKEQAAEALQLTAPDLLAQGIIDRIIPEPVGGAHTDPEAMAATLKGMLIEELTLLLKKEPAELVNDRIDKFGAMGEWNEE; translated from the coding sequence ATGGCTACTAAAGTTGTCCTTGATTTTGAAAAACCTGTCGTTGAGCTTGAAACCAAACTCAACGAAATGCGTGAGTGTCTCAGAAGCAGTGCGAGGGAGCAGGCGCCGTCAGAAACCGGAGTACTCACTCATGAGATTGAGGCTCTTGAACTGAAAGTTGAAGCGCTTCGCCGTTCCATCTATAAAAATCTGACACGCTGGCAGAAGGTGCAGCTTGCCCGCCATCCGGAAAGGCCCTACACGCTCGACTATATCTACATGATGACCAATGGGTTTGTAGAGTTGGCGGGGGATCGTCATTTCAGTGATGACAAGGCAATCGTCGGCGGTTTTGCCCGTATTGAAGAGCCTTCAACAGGTTTTTCCCAGCCGGTCATGATTATCGGCCATCAGAAAGGTCGTGATACCAAGAGCAACGTCTACAGGAATTTCGGTATGGCCCAGCCTGAAGGGTACCGAAAGGCACTCCGGCTCATGAAGCTTGCCGAGAAGTTCCGCAAACCGGTCATTACCCTTATCGATACACCCGGCGCCTTTCCCGGCATCGAGGCCGAGGAGCGGGGGCAGGCTGAGGCAATTGCCCGCAACCTGTTTGAAATGGCGAAGCTGACCGTACCGGTTATCTGCGTTATTATCGGTGAAGGAGCCAGCGGAGGCGCAATAGGCCTTGGTGTAGGCAACCGGATTCTCATGGCTGAGAACAGCTGGTACTCGGTAATCTCACCCGAAAGCTGCTCCTCCATTCTCTGGAGAAGCTGGAACTACAAGGAGCAGGCGGCTGAAGCGCTGCAGCTTACCGCACCCGATCTTCTGGCACAGGGAATCATCGACCGCATTATTCCCGAACCGGTAGGAGGCGCCCATACCGATCCGGAAGCGATGGCCGCAACCCTTAAGGGGATGCTGATTGAGGAGCTGACACTCCTATTGAAGAAGGAGCCAGCAGAACTTGTCAACGACCGTATAGACAAATTTGGTGCTATGGGTGAATGGAATGAAGAGTGA